One Candidatus Culexarchaeum yellowstonense genomic region harbors:
- a CDS encoding GDP-mannose 4,6-dehydratase has product MSFLVTGAAGFIGSHLCDFLLSMGFRVVGLDNLSTGCLSNLSNSLGYSSFRFIRGDILTPEEWVGDVGVVDGVYHFAANPEVRQSTIDPLNHYKCNVEGTLNVLEFCRKFKVKHFVFASSSTVYGDPEVIPTPESHPIKPISIYGATKAMCEFLCQAYSKLYGFKCLILRYANIVGPRLKHGVIYDFMEKLRRDKSKLEILGDGTQLKSYLYITDALNATFKAYEKLVEEDYPFEIYNVGSMDQLTVKEIADIVVSGMGLSGVEYVYKPVTADGRGWPGDVKVMLLDTSKLTFKTGWKPIYDSRRSVEETVKSILLSQ; this is encoded by the coding sequence TTGAGTTTCCTAGTGACTGGGGCTGCTGGGTTTATTGGTAGTCATCTATGTGATTTCCTACTTTCAATGGGGTTTAGGGTTGTTGGATTGGATAACCTCTCAACTGGATGCCTCTCCAACCTTTCAAATTCCCTTGGATATAGCTCATTTAGGTTTATTAGGGGGGATATATTAACCCCTGAAGAGTGGGTTGGGGATGTCGGCGTTGTTGATGGGGTATATCATTTTGCAGCTAACCCTGAGGTTAGGCAATCCACCATTGACCCCCTAAACCATTATAAATGTAATGTTGAGGGGACATTGAATGTTTTGGAGTTTTGTAGGAAGTTTAAGGTTAAACATTTTGTTTTCGCTTCAAGTAGCACTGTTTATGGGGATCCTGAAGTTATACCTACACCTGAAAGCCATCCAATTAAGCCCATAAGCATTTATGGAGCTACAAAAGCCATGTGTGAATTCCTATGTCAAGCATACTCCAAGCTTTATGGTTTTAAATGCCTAATCCTAAGGTATGCAAATATTGTTGGGCCAAGGCTTAAACATGGGGTCATATATGATTTCATGGAGAAGCTTAGGAGGGATAAGTCTAAGCTTGAAATTCTTGGTGATGGAACTCAATTGAAAAGCTACCTATACATTACTGATGCATTGAACGCCACATTTAAAGCTTATGAGAAGCTTGTTGAAGAGGATTATCCATTCGAAATTTATAATGTTGGGTCCATGGATCAATTGACGGTTAAGGAGATTGCCGATATTGTGGTTTCAGGGATGGGTTTGAGTGGCGTGGAGTACGTGTATAAGCCAGTAACAGCTGATGGTAGGGGTTGGCCTGGGGATGTTAAAGTAATGCTATTGGATACATCAAAATTGACTTTTAAGACTGGTTGGAAGCCAATTTATGATAGTAGGAGGTCTGTGGAGGAGACTGTGAAGAGCATCCTATTAAGCCAATAA
- a CDS encoding uracil-DNA glycosylase, with translation MEKIALEIKACKKCPLHANRVNAVPGEGDYRCGIIFIGEAPGANEDLQGRPFVGAAGKLLDELMEGVGVSRGMIYITNVVKCRPPGNRQPTDEEVEVCTSLYLNRQIATINPKLIVCLGNISSKYIFNKYGLKFKSMSEAHGRIHRIISLHGEIKIIATYHPAAILRNPKIMEEAKRDWKTIGEEVKRICQQR, from the coding sequence TTGGAGAAGATAGCTTTGGAAATTAAAGCTTGCAAGAAGTGTCCACTACATGCCAATAGAGTTAATGCAGTTCCAGGGGAGGGGGATTATAGATGTGGAATCATATTTATAGGTGAAGCTCCAGGAGCCAATGAAGACTTGCAGGGGAGGCCATTCGTTGGAGCTGCAGGGAAACTTCTAGACGAGTTAATGGAGGGTGTAGGTGTATCTAGGGGGATGATTTACATAACCAACGTTGTCAAATGTAGGCCGCCGGGAAATAGGCAGCCAACAGATGAAGAGGTGGAGGTATGCACATCACTATACCTCAACAGGCAGATTGCAACAATAAATCCTAAGCTAATAGTATGCCTAGGAAACATATCATCAAAATACATATTCAACAAGTATGGATTGAAATTCAAAAGCATGAGTGAAGCCCATGGGAGAATACATAGAATCATAAGTCTACATGGAGAAATAAAGATCATAGCAACATACCATCCAGCAGCAATACTGAGAAACCCAAAAATCATGGAGGAAGCCAAAAGGGATTGGAAGACAATTGGAGAAGAAGTAAAAAGAATATGCCAACAGAGATGA
- a CDS encoding ATP-binding protein codes for MLREDVERFNEWWFTGRVREELAPKYKRHAFKDILESLSDRRITMITGLRRVGKTTILYQLIENILTYEDPRRLLYFSFDESNANLREVLSFYERNVLMKPLEEAGSVYVFLDEVQYAMDWASTLKRFYDLYPKIKFVISGSSTILLSREALERLAGRFTLMELKPLTFKEFLEMRGIQIGGLEYSQRRMEIYFMEYLRKAGFPEIVDWSSEVKISEYIRNAVVDRVVIRDVPRIFKTRDMILMEEIVKNILSNPGGILNVNSMARDLGRSKITISNYLKFLEASLIVKSLSNYRPSKMASSRKLKKFYPSTTSLIYAYSKETFEKNMGRVLETYVVNTLNAEYYYRMSGREINVILKSDGRIIPVEVKEKVDARDIEKFKGNMKYINAESGVMITLNQEMDHGRVKIYPAYKLEDLKLKQLLA; via the coding sequence ATGCTAAGAGAAGATGTTGAGAGATTCAATGAATGGTGGTTCACTGGGAGAGTTAGAGAAGAGCTTGCACCCAAATATAAGAGGCATGCATTCAAAGACATCTTGGAAAGCTTAAGCGATAGGAGAATAACGATGATTACTGGTTTGAGGAGGGTTGGTAAAACCACAATACTATACCAATTGATTGAGAACATACTTACATATGAAGATCCCAGGAGGCTGCTATACTTCTCCTTCGATGAATCCAATGCCAATTTAAGGGAGGTTTTAAGCTTCTATGAGAGGAATGTTTTGATGAAGCCCCTTGAAGAGGCTGGTAGTGTATATGTATTCCTAGATGAAGTTCAATATGCCATGGATTGGGCTTCAACATTGAAGAGGTTCTATGACCTATACCCAAAAATTAAATTCGTAATTTCGGGGTCTTCAACGATACTCCTATCCAGGGAGGCTTTGGAGAGACTTGCAGGTAGATTCACATTAATGGAGCTTAAACCACTAACCTTCAAGGAATTTCTGGAGATGAGGGGGATTCAGATTGGGGGGTTGGAATACTCGCAGAGGAGGATGGAGATATACTTCATGGAATACTTGAGGAAGGCTGGATTCCCTGAAATAGTGGATTGGAGTAGTGAAGTTAAGATTTCAGAGTACATTAGAAATGCTGTTGTGGATAGGGTGGTGATTAGGGATGTTCCAAGAATATTCAAGACTAGGGATATGATTCTAATGGAGGAAATTGTGAAAAATATACTTTCAAATCCAGGTGGAATATTAAATGTGAATTCAATGGCAAGAGATCTTGGTAGAAGCAAGATAACAATATCAAACTACCTAAAATTCCTAGAAGCATCACTAATAGTTAAATCGCTATCAAATTATAGGCCATCGAAAATGGCGTCAAGCAGGAAGCTTAAAAAGTTCTATCCATCAACAACATCACTAATATACGCATACTCAAAGGAGACATTCGAAAAGAACATGGGGAGAGTATTGGAGACATATGTTGTGAATACATTGAATGCGGAATACTACTATAGAATGAGTGGAAGGGAGATAAATGTGATATTGAAATCCGATGGGAGGATAATACCCGTAGAAGTTAAGGAGAAGGTTGATGCAAGGGATATTGAGAAGTTTAAGGGGAACATGAAATACATAAATGCCGAAAGTGGTGTAATGATAACATTAAATCAGGAAATGGATCATGGGAGAGTGAAAATTTACCCAGCATATAAATTGGAGGATTTGAAACTCAAGCAATTATTGGCTTAA
- a CDS encoding ECF transporter S component, with protein sequence MDFRLLRGLGVFGALISLMACFHAILTVFSSLNLSFPMDVLSIPEPFKSIVSLYAALMAFLIIFSIASFKVGLWYSGLFMFASSIISIIAIASPTIYGLPQYDLPPLTLGLILSLASGLIVVFKAPKPFIGKPILTPLEISVTALLSALQAFLTAFVGAIFPSPTGGYTHIGDTITFLAAFLFGPKIATLTGITGSLVADFYLAYPRWYVSIIAHGAEGFIAGLSYRRSMPIKVILSVIAGFSMAFAYFYVNIFIKGYALAMVSLIRDFFGQALISLVIAILIHKPIERALRGILRST encoded by the coding sequence TTGGATTTTAGGCTCCTTAGGGGTTTAGGGGTCTTTGGAGCTTTAATTTCGCTTATGGCATGTTTCCATGCAATTTTAACAGTATTCTCCTCCCTAAATTTATCCTTCCCAATGGATGTCTTAAGTATTCCAGAGCCATTTAAGTCCATTGTTAGTCTCTATGCAGCTTTAATGGCCTTCCTCATCATATTCTCCATAGCCTCATTTAAAGTTGGATTATGGTATTCTGGCCTATTCATGTTTGCATCATCCATAATATCCATTATAGCCATAGCTTCACCAACAATTTACGGTCTACCACAATATGATCTACCCCCATTAACCCTCGGCTTAATTTTGTCTCTAGCTTCAGGCTTAATTGTGGTTTTCAAAGCCCCCAAACCATTTATTGGTAAGCCAATACTGACTCCATTGGAAATATCAGTTACAGCTTTATTGAGTGCCCTGCAAGCTTTCTTAACAGCCTTTGTTGGTGCAATATTCCCCTCACCCACAGGTGGATACACGCATATTGGTGATACAATAACCTTCCTAGCAGCATTCCTCTTCGGACCTAAAATTGCAACTCTAACCGGGATAACTGGGAGTCTTGTTGCAGACTTCTATCTAGCCTACCCAAGATGGTATGTTTCCATAATTGCCCATGGGGCTGAGGGATTTATTGCAGGCTTATCTTACCGTAGGAGCATGCCAATCAAGGTAATCCTATCAGTAATTGCCGGTTTCTCCATGGCCTTCGCATACTTCTACGTTAACATATTCATTAAAGGTTACGCTTTGGCAATGGTATCCCTAATTAGGGACTTCTTCGGTCAAGCCCTAATATCCCTAGTAATAGCGATCTTGATTCATAAGCCCATTGAGAGGGCTTTGAGGGGGATTTTGAGATCCACTTAA
- a CDS encoding pyridoxal-phosphate dependent enzyme, with amino-acid sequence MYGYDLNMKFCVKCGCGLTFELKLPRKFEYKSELNGIWRYSEVLPKTDVMISLGEGNTYIHRSTTLGSELNVDLWFKDETTEPTGSYLDRSSALATSFMKSIGLNSITVYSKGNLGASIAAYAAKSGLKARIHVDRSIDMGKLYQMVAYGAEVRIEKSMEQNPKTNIADYDPIVNEAKKTIAWEIIMQLRGPPEYIIIPMGEGGLAYYTYKALNEMKSLGLLGGEMPKIIGVQPEGCKPIVEAFESGVEHVEALEAKTDIRDLMVQKPKYGKAALKAIKDSGGCAVAVDESEARKALSELARYEGILAEPAASLTIAGLKKLIKAGSIERGAKVVCIITGSGLKDTKTLRMMALESPGISGVIRDMAGGWIGDTKLTIMKVLSSGEMYGYQIWRELKDRYGLNIRIPTLYQHLKELMEEGYVVKSRSERVMGRIREYYTLTEKGVRAI; translated from the coding sequence ATGTATGGATACGATTTAAACATGAAGTTTTGCGTTAAATGCGGATGCGGATTAACCTTCGAATTGAAATTGCCGAGGAAGTTTGAGTATAAGTCTGAACTCAATGGCATATGGAGATACTCAGAGGTACTCCCAAAAACCGATGTAATGATAAGTTTAGGTGAGGGGAACACATATATACATAGGAGCACAACGCTTGGCTCAGAATTGAATGTGGACTTATGGTTTAAAGATGAAACCACAGAACCCACAGGCTCATATCTTGATAGATCATCAGCCCTAGCCACATCATTCATGAAGAGCATAGGCTTAAACTCAATAACAGTATACTCAAAGGGGAATCTGGGGGCATCCATAGCTGCATACGCAGCCAAATCGGGATTGAAGGCTAGGATACATGTGGATAGGAGCATAGATATGGGGAAACTATACCAAATGGTGGCTTATGGAGCTGAAGTTAGAATTGAGAAGTCCATGGAGCAAAACCCAAAAACAAACATAGCAGACTACGATCCAATAGTGAATGAAGCTAAAAAGACAATTGCATGGGAGATAATTATGCAATTGAGGGGGCCGCCGGAATACATAATAATACCAATGGGTGAAGGTGGACTAGCATACTACACGTATAAAGCCTTAAACGAAATGAAAAGCCTAGGATTACTTGGGGGGGAGATGCCAAAGATAATTGGAGTACAACCCGAGGGATGCAAACCAATAGTGGAAGCATTCGAGAGTGGAGTGGAGCATGTTGAAGCTTTAGAGGCAAAGACTGATATAAGGGATTTAATGGTTCAAAAACCAAAATATGGGAAGGCAGCTTTAAAAGCCATTAAAGATAGTGGTGGATGCGCAGTGGCTGTGGATGAATCTGAAGCGAGAAAGGCTCTAAGCGAACTAGCCAGATACGAGGGGATACTTGCAGAGCCAGCTGCAAGCCTAACAATAGCTGGATTGAAGAAGCTCATAAAAGCTGGAAGCATAGAGAGGGGGGCGAAGGTGGTATGCATAATAACTGGTAGCGGATTGAAGGATACGAAGACACTTAGGATGATGGCATTGGAAAGCCCGGGGATCAGTGGAGTAATAAGGGATATGGCTGGCGGATGGATTGGGGATACGAAGCTAACGATAATGAAGGTGCTCTCCAGTGGGGAGATGTATGGATACCAGATTTGGAGGGAACTTAAAGATAGGTATGGGTTAAACATTAGAATACCCACACTATACCAACACCTAAAGGAGCTCATGGAGGAGGGTTATGTGGTTAAGAGTAGGAGTGAGAGGGTTATGGGTAGAATTAGAGAGTACTACACCCTAACAGAGAAGGGGGTAAGGGCTATTTAA